A DNA window from Centroberyx gerrardi isolate f3 chromosome 3, fCenGer3.hap1.cur.20231027, whole genome shotgun sequence contains the following coding sequences:
- the LOC139933579 gene encoding bifunctional apoptosis regulator-like, producing the protein MLHHLQMERDSLGGGLGVLMDDPPHSTESPLFPASSSSISEHEFSCHCCYDILVNPTTLNCGHNFCRHCLALWWESSHKNECPECREKWEGFPKVNIMLRDAADKLFSDVVQRRRAEIQANPKISRSLLAFQRYGDTIGRSRTNQHKGAGFFFSGVLTALTCVAVMLLVYHWSGGEAEQHDLLISKPVSRWTPEEVVSWLEHLGPWAQLYREPFQQENVNGRLLLMLGDEELSKPPYNIENQAHRRAVLAELDRVKALGVKPPQNLWEYKAVNAGKALFLLYALKSSPRLTLFYLYLFDYSETFLPFLHTCCPAITHTDQSLENSFLRDTQMEPSWRQWAEFLVKYLLLPYQLIAEFAWDWLAVHYWTSRFIIVNAMLLSVLEGCALWRLWTRARIRTLPSRMWSHMWKILSQGFAFALLWPFVPQFVCNCLFYWALYFNPIINIDLVVQQLMHPETQAL; encoded by the exons ATGCTACACCATCTACAGATGGAGAGGGATTCATTGGGTGGTGGTCTTGGAGTGCTGATGGATGACCCTCCTCACTCAACTGAATCCCCCCTGTTccctgccagcagcagcagcatctcagAACACGAGTTCTCATGTCACTGTTGCTATGACATCCTGGTGAACCCCACCACTTTAAACTGCGGGCATAACTTCTGCCGCCATTGTCTGGCTCTGTGGTGGGAGTCTTCGCACAAGAATGAGTGCCCCGAGTGCCGGGAGAAGTGGGAGGGCTTCCCTAAAGTCAACATAATGCTGAG GGATGCAGCAGACAAGCTGTTCAGTGACGTAGTGCAAcggaggagagcagagatccaGGCTAACCCCAAAATCTCCCGTAGCTTGCTGGCATTCCAGAG GTATGGGGACACCATAGGTAGATCCAGGACCAACCAGCACAAAGGAGcaggcttcttcttctctggagTCCTCACTGCACTCACATGTGTGGCT gTGATGCTGCTGGTGTATCACTGGAGCGGTGGTGAGGCGGAGCAGCATGACCTGCTGATCAGTAAGCCTGTGTCTCGCTGGACGCCGGAGGAAGTCGTGTCCTGGCTGGAACACTTGGGGCCCTGGGCCCAGCTCTACAGAGAACCCTTCCAGCAGGAGAACGTGAATGGACG GTTACTGTTGATGCTGGGTGACGAAGAGTTGTCCAAGCCTCCCTACAACATTGAAAATCAGGCTCACAGACGAGCTGTTCTGGCTGAGCTAGACAGAGTTAAAGCCTTGGGAGTCAAACCACCCCAGAACCTCTGGGAGTACAAG GCGGTTAATGCAGGGAAGGCTCTGTTCTTGCTGTATGCACTGAAGAGCTCCCCTCGTCTCACACTCTTCTACCTGTATCTATTTGACTATTCGGAAACCTTCCTGCCCTTCCTGCACACCTGCTGTCccgccatcacacacactgaccaatcACTGGAGAACAGCTTCCTCCGCGACACACAG ATGGAACCCAGCTGGCGGCAGTGGGCGGAGTTTCTAGTGAAGTACCTCCTGCTTCCATACCAGCTGATTGCAGAGTTTGCTTGGGATTGGCTAGCGGTCCACTACTGGACATCTCGCTTCATCATTGTTAATGCCATGCTGCTGTCCGTGCTGGAAGGCTGCGCTCTGTGGAGGCTCTGGACAAGGGCCAGGATCAG GACACTGCCAAGCAGGATGTGGAGCCACATGTGGAAGATATTATCTCAGGGGTTTGCCTTTGCCCTCCTGTGGCCTTTTGTCCCTCAGTTTGTGTGCAACTGCCTGTTCTACTGGGCTCTCTACTTCAACCCCATCATTAATATAGACTTGGTGGTGCAGCAGCTAATGCACCCAGAAACACAGGCGCTGTAA
- the LOC139933635 gene encoding uncharacterized protein LOC139933635: MEWNPEGKVPDVELPGDKHIATPAKPKHSVKTISRKRRKKDEAEELFSCTDCNKEFQSMYARDRHMREKHGKHLLHKCCDCGQTFRANRSLIVHRRIYHPPPGVPVEPHEEHRVPKTYLCSTCGKEFPTSASLNRHLIIHSGRKPYKCTLCGRGFTQIGNLKTHQKVHKEGKPTNVAVIEKGSPQPEEAQSSVEICFCHLCWTQFSEKKLLEEHLKQVHESKKPYACTECGKRFMYIQKLKEHQAGHEGLKPYQCSQCDKGFHTPKGLENHMRDHTGEKPFPCSICGKRFKQASTLRAHYVTHSGERPHLCSICGKRYARAEELKVHLRVHTGEKPYQCDECGKSFYYRQGFNNHKKTHNAKPIGPTRQLGRPRQLGSPRKASKPKRVSQRDLHDSDGEDLTWDPPNLGNRPNHHLGNQENHAAADHSQIPGWNFGHHTAFNLWGQNPNTSYWRAAEGHQPYFGPAGQNMSFSALLRGTTDDEPLQESCIAERPSWPSGLPLVPAPLELGLEPPHPHNTTSQKTHVSKRGAETNHHDEQRPTTQEQDHSTLSTGEACSGTATVEESNTREQPQEKQSEEPKQFQGTRKPKKNYDCPTCGRVFSHNTALRRHLVIHSGKRPFKCSICGRGFTQSGNLKTHMKVHRGELPSGAAVQEKRPPEEPPITIHVCGECGMDFPQKQQLEEHHKNHKKPYACPDCGKRFKNEYYFKIHKRIHSGDSPFLCSECGKSCVTADSLKKHELTHTGEKNFRCEQCGRAFIQSSHLNVHLKTHSGERPHLCSICGKSYSKACDLKVHLRVHTGEKPYTCDKCGKCFYYSQGYRAHLKTHDKKPKKPTKPLGRPKQQLVMASD; this comes from the exons ATGGAATGGAATCCTGAGG GAAAGGTTCCTGATGTTGAATTGCCTGGTGACAAGCATATTGCTACACCAGCCAAACCCAAACATTCTGTGAAAACAATATCCAGGAAACGTCGAAAGAAAGATGAGGCCGAGGAGCTCTTCAGCTGTACAGACTGCAATAAGGAATTCCAGAGCATGTATGCCAGAGACCGGCACATGAGAGAGAAGCATGGCAAACACCTGCTTCACAAGTGCTGCGACTGTGGACAGACATTTAGAGCTAATCGAAGCTTGATAGTTCACCGGCGAATCTACCATCCACCGCCAGGAGTACCTGTGGAACCTCATGAGGAACACAGGGTTCCAAAGACGTACCTCTGTTCAACATGTGGGAAAGAGTTCCCTACTAGTGCTTCTCTAAATAGACACCTTATCATTCACTCAGGAAGGAAACCATACAAGTGCACTTTGTGTGGAAGGGGTTTCACACAGATTGGAAACCTTAAAACACACCAGAAAGTTCATAAAG AAGGGAAACCCACCAATGTGGCAGTGATTGAGAAAGGTTCCCCTCAACCTGAAGAGGCCCAGTCTTCGGTGGAAATCTGCTTCTGTCATTTGTGCTGGACAcagttttcagaaaaaaaactacTGGAAGAACACTTGAAGCAGGTCCATGAATCAAAGAAACCATACGCCTGCACAGAGTGCGGCAAGAGATTCATGTATATCCAGAAATTGAAAGAACACCAGGCTGGGCACGAGGGTCTGAAGCCCTACCAGTGCTCGCAGTGCGATAAAGGTTTCCACACACCAAAGGGTCTTGAGAACCATATGCGAGATCACACAGGAGAAAAACCTTTCCCGTGCAGTATATGTGGAAAAAGGTTCAAGCAAGCCTCTACTCTAAGAGCACATTATGTAACACACTCTGGAGAGCGGCCTCACCTCTGCTCCATCTGCGGTAAACGTTACGCGAGAGCCGAAGAGCTAAAAGTCCACCTAAGAGTTCATACCGGAGAGAAGCCGTACCAGTGTGATGAGTGTGGTAAGAGTTTCTACTACAGGCAAGGCTTTAACAACCATAAGAAGACTCACAATGCCAAACCCATTGGGCCCACCAGGCAGCTTGGCAGGCCCAGACAGCTGGGCAGTCCCAGGAAGGCAAGCAAGCCCAAGAGGGTCTCACAGAGGGATCTGCATGACTCAGATGGAGAAGACCTGACCTGGGATCCTCCTAACCTTG GAAACAGGCCTAACCATCACCTTGGTAACCAAGAAAATCATGCTGCAGCTGACCACAGCCAG ATACCTGGGTGGAACTTTGGTCACCACACAGCATTCAACCTATGGGGCCAAAACCCAAATACATCTTactggagagcagcagagggccACCAGCCATACTTCGGTCCAGCAGGACAGAACATGAGTTTCAGTGCCCTGCTCAGGGGCACAACG GATGATGAGCCCCTTCAGGAGAGCTGTATAGCAGAGCGTCCCTCCTGGCCTTCTGGGCTTCCTCTTGTACCAGCGCCCTTAGAGCTGGGGCTGGAGCCACCTCACCCACACAACACCACATCACAGAAAACACACGTCAGCAAGAGGGGTGCAGAGACAAACCACCATGATGAACAGAGACCCACTACACAGGAGCAGGATCACAGCACACTATCCACAG GAGAAGCTTGCAGCGGGACAGCAACTGTTGAGGAATCAAACACACGTGAGCAACCTCAGGAAAAACAGTCTGAGGAGCCAAAACAGTTCCAGGGGACACGCAAACCCAAGAAGAACTATGATTGTCCAACCTGTGGAAGAGTTTTCTCTCACAACACCGCCCTGCGACGACACCTTGTAATTCACTCAGGGAAAAGACCTTTCAAGTGCTCCATATGTGGAAGAGGATTCACCCAGAGTGGAAACCTCAAAACGCACATGAAAGTTCACAGAG GAGAGTTGCCCAGTGGGGCAGCAGTTCAGGAGAAGCGTCCCCCTGAAGAACCTCCCATAACAATCCACGTGTGTGGAGAGTGTGGAATGGACTTCCCTCAAAAACAACAGCTGGAAGAACACCACAAGAATCACAAGAAACCTTACGCATGTCCTGACTGCGGCAAGAGGTTCAAAAATGaatattatttcaaaatacacaaGCGCATTCACTCAGGGGATTCACCTTTCCTCTGTTCAGAGTGCGGAAAGAGTTGTGTAACAGCagattcacttaaaaaacacGAGTTGACACACACTGGAGAAAAGAATTTCCGCTGTGAGCAGTGTGGGAGGGCATTCATCCAATCATCCCACTTGAACGTGCACCTCAAAACGCACTCCGGAGAGCGGCCTCACCTGTGCTCAATCTGCGGTAAAAGTTACTCCAAAGCATGTGACCTTAAAGTTCATCTGCGAGTTCACACCGGAGAGAAACCATATACTTGTGATAAATGTGGGAAGTGCTTCTATTACTCTCAAGGTTATCGAGCGCATCTCAAGACTCATGACAAGAAGCCAAAAAAGCCAACGAAACCGCTGGGAAGACCAAAACAACAGCTGGTAATGGCAAGTGAttaa
- the LOC139933544 gene encoding uncharacterized protein LOC139933544 isoform X2 translates to MFEDPEFQDSLSLGLNDNYGEQNSPFHDSRKAPASPDYSCETPEIRVIIKEEEEGWSVSDNSEGFSYCPEREKGLSGAPEDTTTDTCLHHCPECGKENSISYGVKRHHRAHTAEKSCDCSEGGKCHLHADSFKSHQCKCSGESGGPREKQCSHAFCGQSCSAREALERHMLTHSAEKPYLCFVCGKSFSQLGNVTVHQCNNTGEKPVSCPACEKTLSHRENLKAHERPHVGGQYQCAVHGKGLPDSINPKVDLPSHLQCYALDQNKSGERSTSLPEESEQHHTDQNRKTAPGQPDSGETKPLLSHGLNMASANLKDQTLHLTVRLQQEEEEEQEEIGGLINSDGEAVDWDARGSLDRGSDNAGGPQTAHTSSKAGGVLTESQVQRQNPRESSSPTLMMEVVTVGEDDEREGEEEKERVVKITTVSPSCHGKRRGRKRKVPEVPVVSLDLPEGEKEVPANPGKKRGRKKISDTPVLSGGDLEGEPGSESAPLEYIKRRTRTKRVFPTTVASEESNSKTLRSTSAKRPYRKRKVTNPSAEGEGDATTVSPVPGKRRYRKRRATLPPAEGQKGSNTVTSVPVKRRPGRKMTRTPIEIPPELLKKPKEKIDYHCSVCGKEFPHAYKLERHELTHTGEKPYCCSICGRGFNQKGNLKTHYKVHTGHKGVVDWASEVNPIASGLPEYFETLPGESRIGSSLRCLECDKDCESLSALQAHHITMHTQTTADANTVAPTALQLHFCRRCGIQFSDKKQLEEHMKSHIKEKPYSCPDCGKRFINESYIQVHQRIHTGEKPFLCSQCGKGYHTASSLKLHEMQHSGDRPFACSLCGKRFRINSYLTAHYQTHIKDRPFLCSVCGKGYARAEELKVHHRLHTGERPYQCGECGKSFIYRQGLRQHQRTHAGRRMGPTRQLGRPKQQPRLEN, encoded by the exons ATGTTTGAG GATCCTGAATTCCAAGATTCTTTGTCACTGGGTCTTAATGATAACTATGGTGAGCAGAATTCACCATTTCATGATTCAAGAAAAGCACCAGCGAGCCCTGACTATAGCTGTGAGACACCAGAGATTAGGGTAATCatcaaagaggaagaggaaggttgGTCTGTGAGTGATAATA GTGAGGGTTTCAGTTATTGcccagaaagagaaaaagggctATCAGGAGCCCCTGAGGATACCACCACAGACACTTGTCTACACCACTGCCCAGAGTGTGGGAAGGAGAACTCCATCTCATATGGAGTGAAGAGACACCATCGAGCACACACTGCGGAGAAAAGCTGCGACTGTTCAGAGGGTGGGAAGTGCCACCTCCATGCCGACAGTTTTAAGTCCCACCAGTGTAAATGCTCTGGGGAGTCTGGAGGCCCCAGGGAGAAGCAATGCAGCCACGCTTTCTGTGGTCAGAGCTGTTCTGCCAGAGAGGCGTTGGAGAGACACATGCTCACGCACTCTGCTGAGAAACCGTACCTCTGCTTTGTCTGCGGAAAGAGCTTCTCCCAGCTAGGAAATGTGACTGTGCATCAGTGCAataacacaggagagaaacccgTCTCCTGCCCTGCATGTGAGAAGACCCTCAGCCACAGAGAGAACCTGAAAGCCCATGAGAGACCACATGTAGGGGGACAGTACCAATGTGCTGTCCATGGAAAGGGCTTACCTGACAGCATTAACCCCAAAGTTGACCTGCCATCCCATCTACAGTGTTACGCTCTGGACCAGAACAAGAGTGGGGAGCGAAGCACATCTTTGCCAGAAGAATCTGAACAACATCACACGGATcagaacagaaaaacagcacCTGGCCAACCA GATTCTGGTGAAACCAAGCCACTGCTGTCACATGGCCTCAATATGGCATCTGCAAACTTGAAGGACCAAACACTCCACCTGACTGTCAGGCTgcaacaggaggaagaggaggaacaagAAGAAATTGGCGGTTTAATCAACTCTGATGGTGAAGCGGTTGACTGGGATGCCA GAGGCAGTCTTGACCGTGGCTCTGATAACGCAGGAGGTCCCCAAACAGCACATACTTCCAGCAAG GCTGGTGGTGTCCTGACAGAGTCTCAGGTGCAACGCCAAAACCCGAGGGAGAGTAGCAGTCCAACACTCATGATGGAAGTCGTGACTGTGGGAGAAGATGacgaaagggaaggagaggaggaaaaagaaagagtagTAAAGATCAcaactgtttctccctcttgtcacg GAAAGAGACGCGGTAGAAAGAGGAAGGTTCCAGAGGTACCAGTGGTGTCACTCGACCtcccagagggagagaaagaagttCCTGCTAATCCTG GCAAGAAAAGGGGTAGAAAAAAGATTTCAGATACTCCAGTGTTGTCTGGTGGAGACTTAGAGGGAGAGCCTGGAAGTGAAAGTGCTCCCCTTGAATATA TAAAAAGGCGTACCCGAACaaagagagttttccctaccacAGTGGCATCAGAAGAATCAAACTCAAAAACACTCCGTTCTACATCAG CAAAGCGACCttacagaaagaggaaagttACCAATCCATCTGCCGAAGGAGAAGGAGACGCCACGACTGTTTCACCTGTTCCTG GGAAGAGGCGTTACAGAAAAAGGAGAGCTACCCTTCCACCTGCTGAGGGACAAAAAGGCAGCAATACAGTTACTTCCGTCCCTG TGAAGAGGCGTCCTGGCAGAAAGATGACTCGTACACCAATAGAAATACCTCCTGAGCTCCTGAAGAAGCCCAAAGAGAAGATAGACTACCACTGTTCAGTGTGTGGCAAAGAATTCCCGCATGCGTATAAACTAGAGAGGCATGAACTGAcgcacacaggagagaaaccttACTGCTGTTCCATCTGTGGTAGGGGTTTCAACCAGAAGGGAAACCTCAAAACCCACTACAAAGTTCACACAG GACACAAGGGCGTTGTGGATTGGGCTAGTGAGGTGAATCCCATAGCGTCAGGACTCCCAGAATACTTTGAGACTCTGCCAGGCGAGTCTAGGATTGGCTCATCATTACGCTGCCTGGAATGTGACAAAGACTGCGAAAGTCTCTCAGCTTTACAGGCACACCATAttacaatgcacacacaaacaaccgcTGACGCAAACACAGTTGCACCCACTGCATTACAGCTACATTTCTGCCGCCGGTGTGGCATTCAGTTCAGTGACAAAAAACAGCTGGAAGAGCATATGAAAAGCCACATCAAGGAGAAACCCTACTCCTGCCCTGACTGTGGTAAGAGGTTCATCAATGAGAGTTACATACAAGTTCACCAACGCATCCATACTGGCGAGAAACCTTTCCTCTGCTCACAGTGCGGCAAAGGCTACCATACAGCTTCCTCTCTCAAACTGCATGAGATGCAGCACTCCGGGGACCGGCCGTTCGCCTGCTCCCTCTGTGGGAAGAGGTTTCGAATAAACTCCTACCTGACGGCACATTATCAAACCCACATCAAGGACAGACCTTTCCTTTGTAGTGTCTGTGGGAAGGGCTACGCCAGAGCCGAGGAGCTGAAAGTGCACCACAGGCTTCACACCGGAGAGAGACCCTACCAGTGTGGAGAATGTGGCAAGAGCTTCATTTATCGCCAGGGTCTGAGGCAGCATCAACGCACACATGCTGGCAGGCGCATGGGGCCCACCAGGCAGCTCGGCAGACCCAAGCAACAGCCCAGGCTGGAAAACTAA
- the LOC139933544 gene encoding uncharacterized protein LOC139933544 isoform X1, producing the protein MFEDPEFQDSLSLGLNDNYGEQNSPFHDSRKAPASPDYSCETPEIRVIIKEEEEGWSVSDNSEGFSYCPEREKGLSGAPEDTTTDTCLHHCPECGKENSISYGVKRHHRAHTAEKSCDCSEGGKCHLHADSFKSHQCKCSGESGGPREKQCSHAFCGQSCSAREALERHMLTHSAEKPYLCFVCGKSFSQLGNVTVHQCNNTGEKPVSCPACEKTLSHRENLKAHERPHVGGQYQCAVHGKGLPDSINPKVDLPSHLQCYALDQNKSGERSTSLPEESEQHHTDQNRKTAPGQPDSGETKPLLSHGLNMASANLKDQTLHLTVRLQQEEEEEQEEIGGLINSDGEAVDWDARGSLDRGSDNAGGPQTAHTSSKAGGVLTESQVQRQNPRESSSPTLMMEVVTVGEDDEREGEEEKERVVKITTVSPSCHAGKRRGRKRKVPEVPVVSLDLPEGEKEVPANPGKKRGRKKISDTPVLSGGDLEGEPGSESAPLEYIKRRTRTKRVFPTTVASEESNSKTLRSTSAKRPYRKRKVTNPSAEGEGDATTVSPVPGKRRYRKRRATLPPAEGQKGSNTVTSVPVKRRPGRKMTRTPIEIPPELLKKPKEKIDYHCSVCGKEFPHAYKLERHELTHTGEKPYCCSICGRGFNQKGNLKTHYKVHTGHKGVVDWASEVNPIASGLPEYFETLPGESRIGSSLRCLECDKDCESLSALQAHHITMHTQTTADANTVAPTALQLHFCRRCGIQFSDKKQLEEHMKSHIKEKPYSCPDCGKRFINESYIQVHQRIHTGEKPFLCSQCGKGYHTASSLKLHEMQHSGDRPFACSLCGKRFRINSYLTAHYQTHIKDRPFLCSVCGKGYARAEELKVHHRLHTGERPYQCGECGKSFIYRQGLRQHQRTHAGRRMGPTRQLGRPKQQPRLEN; encoded by the exons ATGTTTGAG GATCCTGAATTCCAAGATTCTTTGTCACTGGGTCTTAATGATAACTATGGTGAGCAGAATTCACCATTTCATGATTCAAGAAAAGCACCAGCGAGCCCTGACTATAGCTGTGAGACACCAGAGATTAGGGTAATCatcaaagaggaagaggaaggttgGTCTGTGAGTGATAATA GTGAGGGTTTCAGTTATTGcccagaaagagaaaaagggctATCAGGAGCCCCTGAGGATACCACCACAGACACTTGTCTACACCACTGCCCAGAGTGTGGGAAGGAGAACTCCATCTCATATGGAGTGAAGAGACACCATCGAGCACACACTGCGGAGAAAAGCTGCGACTGTTCAGAGGGTGGGAAGTGCCACCTCCATGCCGACAGTTTTAAGTCCCACCAGTGTAAATGCTCTGGGGAGTCTGGAGGCCCCAGGGAGAAGCAATGCAGCCACGCTTTCTGTGGTCAGAGCTGTTCTGCCAGAGAGGCGTTGGAGAGACACATGCTCACGCACTCTGCTGAGAAACCGTACCTCTGCTTTGTCTGCGGAAAGAGCTTCTCCCAGCTAGGAAATGTGACTGTGCATCAGTGCAataacacaggagagaaacccgTCTCCTGCCCTGCATGTGAGAAGACCCTCAGCCACAGAGAGAACCTGAAAGCCCATGAGAGACCACATGTAGGGGGACAGTACCAATGTGCTGTCCATGGAAAGGGCTTACCTGACAGCATTAACCCCAAAGTTGACCTGCCATCCCATCTACAGTGTTACGCTCTGGACCAGAACAAGAGTGGGGAGCGAAGCACATCTTTGCCAGAAGAATCTGAACAACATCACACGGATcagaacagaaaaacagcacCTGGCCAACCA GATTCTGGTGAAACCAAGCCACTGCTGTCACATGGCCTCAATATGGCATCTGCAAACTTGAAGGACCAAACACTCCACCTGACTGTCAGGCTgcaacaggaggaagaggaggaacaagAAGAAATTGGCGGTTTAATCAACTCTGATGGTGAAGCGGTTGACTGGGATGCCA GAGGCAGTCTTGACCGTGGCTCTGATAACGCAGGAGGTCCCCAAACAGCACATACTTCCAGCAAG GCTGGTGGTGTCCTGACAGAGTCTCAGGTGCAACGCCAAAACCCGAGGGAGAGTAGCAGTCCAACACTCATGATGGAAGTCGTGACTGTGGGAGAAGATGacgaaagggaaggagaggaggaaaaagaaagagtagTAAAGATCAcaactgtttctccctcttgtcacg CAGGAAAGAGACGCGGTAGAAAGAGGAAGGTTCCAGAGGTACCAGTGGTGTCACTCGACCtcccagagggagagaaagaagttCCTGCTAATCCTG GCAAGAAAAGGGGTAGAAAAAAGATTTCAGATACTCCAGTGTTGTCTGGTGGAGACTTAGAGGGAGAGCCTGGAAGTGAAAGTGCTCCCCTTGAATATA TAAAAAGGCGTACCCGAACaaagagagttttccctaccacAGTGGCATCAGAAGAATCAAACTCAAAAACACTCCGTTCTACATCAG CAAAGCGACCttacagaaagaggaaagttACCAATCCATCTGCCGAAGGAGAAGGAGACGCCACGACTGTTTCACCTGTTCCTG GGAAGAGGCGTTACAGAAAAAGGAGAGCTACCCTTCCACCTGCTGAGGGACAAAAAGGCAGCAATACAGTTACTTCCGTCCCTG TGAAGAGGCGTCCTGGCAGAAAGATGACTCGTACACCAATAGAAATACCTCCTGAGCTCCTGAAGAAGCCCAAAGAGAAGATAGACTACCACTGTTCAGTGTGTGGCAAAGAATTCCCGCATGCGTATAAACTAGAGAGGCATGAACTGAcgcacacaggagagaaaccttACTGCTGTTCCATCTGTGGTAGGGGTTTCAACCAGAAGGGAAACCTCAAAACCCACTACAAAGTTCACACAG GACACAAGGGCGTTGTGGATTGGGCTAGTGAGGTGAATCCCATAGCGTCAGGACTCCCAGAATACTTTGAGACTCTGCCAGGCGAGTCTAGGATTGGCTCATCATTACGCTGCCTGGAATGTGACAAAGACTGCGAAAGTCTCTCAGCTTTACAGGCACACCATAttacaatgcacacacaaacaaccgcTGACGCAAACACAGTTGCACCCACTGCATTACAGCTACATTTCTGCCGCCGGTGTGGCATTCAGTTCAGTGACAAAAAACAGCTGGAAGAGCATATGAAAAGCCACATCAAGGAGAAACCCTACTCCTGCCCTGACTGTGGTAAGAGGTTCATCAATGAGAGTTACATACAAGTTCACCAACGCATCCATACTGGCGAGAAACCTTTCCTCTGCTCACAGTGCGGCAAAGGCTACCATACAGCTTCCTCTCTCAAACTGCATGAGATGCAGCACTCCGGGGACCGGCCGTTCGCCTGCTCCCTCTGTGGGAAGAGGTTTCGAATAAACTCCTACCTGACGGCACATTATCAAACCCACATCAAGGACAGACCTTTCCTTTGTAGTGTCTGTGGGAAGGGCTACGCCAGAGCCGAGGAGCTGAAAGTGCACCACAGGCTTCACACCGGAGAGAGACCCTACCAGTGTGGAGAATGTGGCAAGAGCTTCATTTATCGCCAGGGTCTGAGGCAGCATCAACGCACACATGCTGGCAGGCGCATGGGGCCCACCAGGCAGCTCGGCAGACCCAAGCAACAGCCCAGGCTGGAAAACTAA